The following coding sequences are from one Anabas testudineus chromosome 16, fAnaTes1.2, whole genome shotgun sequence window:
- the LOC113169192 gene encoding interleukin-2 receptor subunit beta-like yields the protein MRYPHFLFVCWCSSIFAVTSCVTVDGYSCLTTYWQAVTCVLNITGNSLGPSNTTYRLKFTHVRKNTTCPLVWINHSYYCDCNITETSRLLNSNSKYKIDLCTESVCQSLIESFSPSINIQLTRPDEVKIQQTPEAFNITWKSGYENRRFLADYLDYEVLLLSFESSKSKTLKSPEKSVLIPRSHVKSYAKFCIKVRSFPRPYNGIWSKWSPPACWQNDEVQKENEKTSVILTKVLAPLCVGFAVLLFVYLSPTARMKIKTLSHTPSPAPFFQPLFQQYEGNLQDWLSPQSKCALIYKTEELLTTHAVTVVPKPMTKDPEENQDFYDPSVAQLAFAQCQTSYVGLPEMHKVSSPITMVFPGDTSYTQLPCSVWEFDPGEVQIMSSPPKDSFSCSDSGCSFESLTKSPDCSLPTSPVTDSSPPFYSSDYCILNKTAGGVVPVLVTKGNHPNITSDPDQKDES from the exons ATGAGATATCcacactttctgtttgtgtgttggtgctCCAGCATCTTCGCTGTGACTAGCTGCGTTACAG TTGATGGATATTCATGTCTGACTACCTATTGGCAAGCAGTTACTTGTGTGTTGAACATCACTGGCAATTCTCTGGGTCCATCTAACACCACCTATCGTCTGAAATTCACTCACGTTCGTAAAAACAC CACATGTCCTCTTGTGTGGATTAACCACAGTTATTACTGTGACTGTAACATCACAGAAACCTCAAGGCTTTTAAACTCGAActctaaatataaaatagacCTATGTACTGAATCTGTCTGCCAGTCTCTAATAGAGAGTTTTAGTCCATCCATAAACA TTCAGCTGACACGCCCAGATGAAGTAAAGATCCAACAAACACCAGAGGCTTTCAACATCACTTGGAAAAGTGGATATGAAAACCGTAGGTTCCTCGCGGATTACCTTGACTATGAAGTCTTACTTCTCTCATTTGAAAGCAGCAAGAGCAAA ACACTTAAATCACCTGAGAAGTCTGTCTTGATTCCAAGATCACATGTTAAATCATATGCTAAATTTTGCATTAAAGTGAGGTCTTTCCCTCGACCTTACAATGGAATCTGGAGTAAATGGAGTCCACCAGCATGCTGGCAAAATGATGAAGtgcaaaaag aaaatgaaaagacatcaGTCATTTTGACCAAAGTCCTGGCTCCGCTGTGTGTGGGAtttgcagtgctgctgtttgtttacctcAGTCCTACAGCAAG AATGAAGATAAAAACTCTGTCCCACACACCATCGCCAGCCCCTTTCTTTCAGCCTCTGTTTCAACAATATGAAGGCAATCTCCAG GATTGGCTTTCACCTCAAAGTAAATGTGCACTAATATACAAAACTGAGGAGCTGTTGACAACCCATGCTGTGACTGTTGTGCCCAAACCCATGACAAAGGACCCAGAAGAGAACCAGGACTTCTATGACCCTTCAGTAGCACAACTGGCATTCGCTCAATGTCAAACCTCCTATGTTGGTTTACCTGAGATGCATAAGGTCTCCTCTCCTATAACTATGGTCTTTCCGGGAGACACTTCTTACACTCAGCTCCCTTGCTCCGTCTGGGAGTTCGACCCGGGAGAAGTACAGATTATGTCGTCTCCACCCAAAGATTCCTTCAGCTGTTCTGACTCTGGTTGCAGCTTTGAGAGCCTGACTAAAAGCCCAGACTGCAGTTTACCAACCTCTCCTGTTACTGACAGTTCACCACCATTTTACTCTAGTGATTACTGTATTCTCAACAAAACAGCAGGAGGTGTTGTTCCTGTCCTAGTAACTAAAGGAAACCACCCAAACATTACATCTGATCCCGACCAAAAAGATGAGAGCTAA